The proteins below come from a single Portunus trituberculatus isolate SZX2019 chromosome 2, ASM1759143v1, whole genome shotgun sequence genomic window:
- the LOC123504158 gene encoding LOW QUALITY PROTEIN: protein O-mannosyl-transferase 2-like (The sequence of the model RefSeq protein was modified relative to this genomic sequence to represent the inferred CDS: inserted 2 bases in 1 codon) encodes MAPDTKKTRSSNKSSTSQLTVEKAFMKYRQCDSAGVWWAVFGVVCVVTAATRFYNVGQPEHVVWDETHFGKFGSWYINRTFFFDVHPPLGKMLIGAFGYLTGYDGTFPFVKPGDSYEGVSYIGMRVCCTAMGACLVPFAFIIVWEMTHSLPAATFASSLILFDIGLLTLTQYILLDPILLFFIMGSVVGMVKFHAQRNRAFSGSWWGWLAFTGVMLSGSVSTKFVGLFVVVYVGLHTIATLWDIYGDLTNPLSLVAKHFFSRAVGLILLPILLYCVYFYIHLTILCKSGNGDGFYSSAFQSQLEGNSLYNASMPLELAYGAEVTLKNARTGGGYLHSHIHLYPEGVGARQQQITTYSHKDFNNRWLVKKWNEEPGDWEDESDPIELVKNGDLIRLEHVPTGRNLHSHREAAPVTKRHHQVTGYGENGEGDVNDVWRVEVEGGVEGSAVKTVVDRFRLVHYLVGCALMSHNKQLPKWGYEQMEVTCNPNTHDPNNFWNIEDNQFPRLPNSSFEIYAPNFLEKFVESHXVMFQGNSGLKPKEGEITSQPWQWPINFKGQWFSAIDGFKVYLLGHPLIWWGNLVVLAAFVLVYCRHAYARQRGVFIDAETKERRERTLGACGWLALAWALHYLPFYAMGRILYFHHYFPALLFSSMLTGVILDYLFESLPGLVPPYLATSVYPTLTGLFYSSLAYSFYLFSPLAYGMHNLEADWENHTIHKMRWLDTWEF; translated from the exons ATGGCGCCTGATACTAAGAAAACCCGCAGTTCCAATAAGTCATCCACGTCACAATTAACAGTGGAGAAAGCCTTCATGAAGTACAG ACAGTGTGACAGcgctggtgtgtggtgggcgGTGTTTGGCGTGGTGTGTGTCGTTACCGCAGCCACTCGGTTCTACAATGTGGGACAGCCGGAGCATGTCgt GTGGGACGAGACTCACTTTGGGAAATTTGGCAGCTGGTACATCAACAGAACCTTCTTTTTCGATGTCCACCCTCCACTaggcaag ATGCTGATAGGAGCGTTTGGTTACCTGACAGGCTACGATGGCACCTTCCCCTTCGTCAAGCCAGGTGACTCCTATGAAGGGGTCTCTTATATTGGCATGCGTGTG tgCTGCACAGCGATGGGGGCTTGTCTGGTGCCCTTTGCCTTCATCATTGTGTGGGAGATGACGCACTCACTGCCGGCCGCCACCTTCGCTTCCTCCCTCATACTGTTTG ATATTGGATTGCTAACCTTAACCCAGTACATCCTGCTGGACCCAATACTTCTGTTCTTCATTATGGGGTCTGTTGTTGGAATGGTCAAGTTTCATGCACAGAGAaatag ggCATTTTCCGGGTCATGGTGGGGGTGGCTGGCGTTCACAGGAGTCATGCTGTCGGGGTCTGTGTCCACCAAGTTTGTGGgtctgtttgtggtggtgtatgtCGGTCTGCACACCATCGCCACACTTTGGGACATCTATGGCGACCTCACTAACCctctg agTCTAGTGGCCAAGCATTTCTTCTCCCGAGCTGTGggcctcatcctcctcccaaTCCTGCTGTACTGTGTCTACTTCTACATCCACCTCACCATTCTCTGcaaaag tgGTAATGGCGACGGTTTCTATAGCTCAGCATTTCAGTCACAGCTTGAAGGAAACTCTCTATACAACGCCAGCATGCCACTAg AGCTGGCATACGGGGCGGAGGTGACCCTGAAGAACGCAAGGACAGGGGGTGGTTAcctacactcacacatacacctcTATCCTGAAGGTGTGGGAGCCCGCCAGCAGCAGATCACGACCTACTCTCACAAAGACTTCAATAATAGATG gctGGTGAAGAAATGGAATGAGGAACCTGGTGACTGGGAGGATGAATCTGACCCCATTGAATTGGTGAAGAATGGTGACCTGATAAGATTGGAGCACGTACCAACTGGCCGAAACCTCCACTCACACAGGGAGGCTGCCCCGGTCACCAAGAGGCATCACCAAGTTACGGGGTATGGCGAG aACGGCGAGGGTGACGTGAATGATGTGTggcgtgtggaggtggagggcggggtggaggggagtgcggtgaagactgtggtggaTCGCTTTCGTCTTGTGCACTACCTGGTGGGGTGTGCGCTCATGTCACACAACAAACAGCTGCCCAAGTG GGGGTACGAACAGATGGAGGTGACCTGCAACCCCAACACACACGACCCTAACAACTTCTGGAACATTGAGGACAACCAGTTCCCTCGct taccaAACTCCAGCTTCGAGATTTACGCACCAAACTTCCTTGAAAAGTTTGTTGAGTCCCA AGTTATGTTTCAAGGCAATTCGGGACTCAAGCCCAAGGAGGGAGAGATCACGTCCCAGCCCTGGCAGTGGCCCATTAActtcaag GGCCAGTGGTTCTCGGCCATAGATGGGTTCAAAGTGTACCTCCTGGGCCACCCTCTGATCTGGTGGGGGAACCTGGTGGTGCTGGCTGCCTTTGTGTTGGTGTACTGCCGCCACGCGTATGCCAGACAGCGTGGGGTGTTCATTGATGCTGAGACGAAAG agcGCCGTGAGAGGACCCTAGGAGCGTGTGGGTGGCTGGCGCTGGCCTGGGCGCTACATTACCTCCCATTCTACGCCATGGGACGGATTCTgtacttccaccactacttcccagctctcctcttctcctccatgcTGACTG gTGTGATTCTGGACTACCTGTTTGAGTCCCTGCCTGGCCTGGTGCCGCCCTACCTGGCCACCTCCGTCTACCCAACCCTCACTGGACTCTTCTACTCCTCACTGGCCTACAG CTTCTACCTGTTCTCTCCGCTGGCGTATGGGATGCACAACTTGGAGGCAGACTGGGAGAACCACACTATTCATAAGATGCGCTGGCTGGACACATGGGAATTCTAG